Genomic window (Diabrotica undecimpunctata isolate CICGRU chromosome 6, icDiaUnde3, whole genome shotgun sequence):
TAAATAAACCAAAATGCTTAGGCGACCATTATTCCCTCCCCCTTTCGCCTACCTATATCAATCATAAGTTTGTTACAATTATATTAGGTAATAAAGTTCCTCGAATTGTTCGCTCTATGACTTTCTATTTATAATGTTCTAAGTCTTCTCACATAGTAAGTAGTAAACATAGCAACCTCCAATCCACATAGATTCGGACCAACTGATAGATCCTGGGACAGAAATAGAGTATCTAGATGCTCCAGATAGATCATCAATTATCGACCGAAGGTTACGCCTGTTACAAAGCATTTAATAAGCTTTTAAGCAACCGCAGTTGTAGTCGAAACGTTAGGAAAAAACAATTTAAGACGACGGCTTAAAAACCACACTacacaattttttctttttgttcaaatTTAGTTTGTCAATTATTTTAATAGGAAATGGTTTTGATTTTACATTCTAAGGGTtgtaatatttgtatatatagcATTACGTCGGTTTTGTTGGTCGTTGTAAAGTTTCAATTTCCATTATTTTAATTTCCAATGACCTATCTACCATATTCAGTATTGTTGGTTACATAATTTAGTTTATGTACCACTTGTCATTGTCATTATTTGTCAGTCAGTCGGCAATTGACAATTATTGTCAAAATATTTATGTACaacttatttatttgtttatgatGAGATGATATGCCGACAATAATTTCTATTGTATTTGTTTGAGTTAAATAGCTTCTTTGTCTGATGTAAAATATGGATACCAGAGAAATCCCGAAAAATACGGATATAGCCACTCTGTGTCGAGCTTGTTTGGGTTCAGATAATGTAAAGGCAGAATTAAAGTCCTCTTTGTATGATATATACAACCAATTAACTGAATTAAAGGTAAATTAActaatactttaaatttttgctATGCAATTGATCCAAAAAGTATTTCTATGTATTGCAGTAACACtgtttgtttaacttatattaaGTTTTTCTCAGTTATTTCTTCTGTTAGCTCTTATCATAGAGCACTTGCTTCCTGCTGTTATTTTAACTCTTTTTGGGCAATATATAAAGGCTATTTGACTCTCAGTTGGTTATTGTGAGTATTTATCCATTTTAGTCTATCTGTATTTTGaatacatttgattttttttggtatttttattaacATCTAATTAGTTTCATATTTGTTttgctttttatttcattgtaaaAATCCGTGGTTAACCTTGTTCCATCAGTAtcacttttatctttttcatTTCGTTTTTCAGCCTTATGCTTCTCTACTTTAATATTGTGTATTGTTAAACTACTTATTTATTCTGGTGTTATTTTTGTCATCAACTTATATTGTACAGTCTTTCCAGTCTGTGTTGATAATACTAATTCTTTTGAGCTGTTTTCATCTGCTTTCTATATCCCCTACCATTTTTTGGCTTATACATTTCCCTTCAATGTGCTCTTTGAATGTTTTAGTAATATTGTCATTCTCTAATAGTATACCTTTATATCTTTTCACTTTTGtattatagtatagtatagtttgttttattatttgtagattttACTTGTTTCGTTTTAAATTCTTTTATGCTTCCAAATATCTCTAATACTTTCATAATATATGTTTATCATCTATGAGCCCATGGTCTATTTGATTAATTGGCTATATTGTAATTTCTTAATTTGATCcaagaaatcttttatttttcttaaataatttcaCTGTCGATATATACAATTCATCTTGTTGAGTAGTTAAGACCTTTGATCATGCTTTTCCTACCTTAAGTTTAATTCTTATATAATTTTTCAAAGGCTTtttcttcttggaggcatttcttgaagaaatgtatttttattattatgctATGTTTTTCATCATTGATAGGTATTTAAGCCTTCCTTCTATAACTTTTCATAACAAATTAATGTACTTAATAAACTGCACACCTATTAAATACATACATCTACGGAGTGGACTGTTACAGTGATTTATTACATTCATTCCCTTAGTATCACATACAATTTAAGTTTCACTTATTGTCTCACTATTCTGTTGCCTATATTCTGTACCACaatttttgaattatattttgaatgatttattgatttttatattatattttaagttTGAAAAAGAAGATAGATTCCCTCAGTTTGTGTGTATGCAATGTTCAAACAAACTCCAGGACATCTCTAGCTTTATACAGACCTGTAGAAGTAGTTTACAATATTTAGAAAAATGGTtaacaaccaaagaaaaagaaaGTGATGATGATTACTTTCCTGATGATGGTAAATATGATGATACTGAAGATGATGACAATGAAGATGATGAATTTAAGTAAGTCTATATTTCACAAATTAGtgggaaaataaaaaattctttagTTTTTTTTACAATATAAGTGAAGTATTTTTTTTGAGTAATTGGCGCATATACAcatttttcttaaattatttgCGTTAAGGGTGTTTTTTTAACCTCCTTTAAAACACAAAATGATTGTTATTACATTAAAAGAGTGCTTACTACTGCTAAAAACTAAACTATACTAAAAACTAAACCTAGACAgaataaaacaagtaaaaaacactatacatctaaattaaattttaagacaaCAACTTTTGCAGACTAGAAATTTGTTTCAAAAGCAACTTTTAtttgtttcatcatcatcatcattagtggcgttacagctctttatgagccaaagccttcttcagaacaatcctccattcgcccctgtctctggcaactcttctccatgctctaattccgatagacttcaaatcattttcttggttgtcttggtacctaagtctcagTCTTCCTCTTCTTCATTGTCctatcggccctcttcggtcaaaaacttttctgactatggcatcttcctctcgtctgattacatgacctatccatctgaggcgtgctaccttaatgaattttacaacgtcaggttctccaaatcttctatacaactcaaaattgtaacacctgcgccacaaaccttgttcttttatgcctccatatattcgtcttagtatttttcgctcaaaacgtttgagcaattcttggtcattctgtgttagtgtccaagtttctgaaccatatgttagcactggtcttattagtgttttgtatacagtcagtttaatttttctaggcatttttgaggccatctgtcttcttaagccatagtaacacttattcttcttcttcctatgccgtccccattaacggaggttggcgaccacatttttaaaagcttctctgtcttttgcaacgtggaataattcgtctacagtcatgtttgtccagtctcgaatatttcgcagccatgacttcctctttctacctattccctttttgccatcgactctgccatgacctgcagaagactatatttattatttcttagtatgtgttcaaggtatgcagtcttgcgtacttttatcgttctcaacaattttttgtctcgacccatccttctcagcacttcctcattggtgaccctggcagtccatggaattctcaacattctccggtatatccaaagttcaaaggcttcaatctttttaactatttgcgcttttagtgtccatgtttctaccccgtacaatagttgcgaccagacgtaacattcaacatacctcagtctcagcgcagtattcagatttttgtcacagaacaattgtttgaattttaagaacgctgcccttgccatttctattcgtacccggatctcttggtctggatctaattctgtgttgatgtaagctcccagatatttatattttgtcactctctctatttgctgtccaccaagagttagttgttcattatttattggactccttgatactatcataaatttggtcttatctgtgttgatgtcaagtcccatttgaatgcattcactatttattgcatctagtaaagtttgtagttcttctatactctcagccataattaccgtgtcatctgcaaatctcatggtgtttatgatttctccaccaattcttattccctcttttctttcccataaggcttttctgaatatgacctgtgagtacacatTGAAAAGCGTcagagacaagacgcatccttgcctaacccctctcgcaatcggtatattatttgtttctatatcattcacctttactactgctttctggttccagtatatagccttaataaactcaatgtcttttttgtctaaattgatgttttttaattcatctattaacttcatatgctgcactcggtcaaaggccttcctaaagtctatgaagcatacatatgtactcttgttatattcccgacatttctgcaagagtaccgtcaacgcaaataatgcttctcttgtacccatgcctcctctgaagccaaactgagtttcatctatctgctcctcacatttcttataaattcggttttgaacaattttcaagagaatctttaaagggtggcacattaggcttatcaatctataatcattacatgatttgggattgttgttttttggtagaggtaaaaatatcgattatatatcgattatatatatatatatatatatatatatatatatatatatatatatatatatatatatatatatatatatatatatatatatatatatatatatatatatatatcgataataacacttattggcgagcactattcttctttttatttcttcactgacgttgttatctttggttagcagcgacccaaagtatatgaaggtgtcaacaccttccagttctaggtcatcaattattattcgtgtaggtgtcgggttgcttgacctagtgcaacacatatatttggtcttttgaacatttatatttagtcccattctgtgtgcagatgctcttaacgaccgaaatgcttcagtcagagattctgtggacctacctatgatgtctatgtcatctgcgtatccgacaatttgtactgatttgttaaagatagtaccattcgtagtaatctgcgactctcgaattattttttctaatgccaggttaaataagagacacgatagtccatcaccctgtcttagtccatttttgcaatggaagggtcttgagagatcgttttggatttttaccatgctctctgcacctgtgagtgtaagttcagttaaccggacaagatcaaatggaatgcgaaattctaccatagcaagtagaagtttatttctattaacggagtcgtatgcggctttgaagtcaacaaatatgtggtgggtgtcgacgccgaactctagggttttttcaaggatctgccttactgtaaatatctggtccgttgttgatttattaggacggaaaccgcactgatatcctcccactatttgttcggcgtaggggaggagtcttttgtacaatacgttggacaacactttatatgccatattgagtagagtgatgcctctataattatcacacaccatcatgtctccctttttgtgtataggacacaGTACACCTGTGCATAACAGTATTTTTTTAAAGTACATAATTGGCACATATACAcatttttcttaaattatttgCTTTAAGGGTGTTTTTTTAACCTCCTTTAAAACACAAAATGATTGTTATTACATTAAAAGAGTGCTTACTACTGCTAAAAACTAAACTATATTAAAAACTAGACCTAGACAGaataaaaacaagtaaaaaacactatacaactaaattaaattttaagacaaCAACTTTTGCAGACTAGAAATTTGTTTCAAAAGCAACTTTTATTTGTTTCACAGAATAATTTAAGACTATATCACAGTTAATTATCACATGGTTAcattcttctaacattttatttattgGTGAACAATCAGTCTTATTAGTTGAAAACAGCCATTTGTTatctattttaatataataaagtaattcAAAATATTGTTATAAAGCACATTCTCGAATATCTTAGTATATGAATGAAAATTTCTCCTATTATTCAGTCGCTGAACTTTAAAACAAGTTAACATAGCATTATAGGAAATCATGCATTGATAGATACCAAACTTTCTGACATAAGGAACCTTTTCAATCTAATCAACATTGTATTAGGCTTGTGGTGCCCATATAATAGTGGCATATTCCAAGTGAGGTCTTACCAGTGCATTGTATAATGATATTAGAGTttcaaatcttttaaaaaattttgaattacgAATTATGAAGCCAAGAGTTCTGTATGCCTTTCCGATGATGATCAAATAATGTTCATTAAATCTCAAATTTTGTTGAAGCATTACTCCAATTTCTTTGCAAGGGTTCTTTCTTCCAAGTACAGTGCTAGAAATGTTGTATTGGTTCTGCATGTATTGCGTTTTTCGAGTGATAGTAAAAACATGACATTTCGAAGTTTAGAAACATTTTGTTATCATCGAACCATTGACTTACTGAGTTCAGCTCACATTGCAGCATTTCAGATTCCTGCAGAGttgaaattttttgaaaaatcttaCAATCGCTTGTTGAAAACTTCACACAATGAGGCAAATCATTAATAAATATAACGAACAGAAGAGGACCCAAGTTGCTACCTTGTAGTACACCTGATGTTGACATAAATGGCTTAGATAAACTGTTCTCCACTTTAACTTGATTTAACCTATCAGAAAGATATGATCTCATAAACATACATGCTTCTGAATCAAAATCAAATTTGCTTAGCTTTTCAATAAGTATAGAGTGATCAATCTTATCAAAAGCTTTGGTACATCCAgctgagttttattatttatggcCCCTGCTGCAAAACTTGTAAAAACACACAAATTTGACACAGTGGACTTCCCTGGTAAAAAACCATGTTGTTCTGTGCAGAACCTATCtccaaataattcaaaatattgttATAAAGCACATTCTTGAATATCTTAGCCATTGAATAGATGACAGATATAGGCCTATAGTTCTCAACGATACCAGCATTACCAGATTTAAATATAGGTGTTATAACTTTTAATGCTTTGGAGAACATTCTCAACTGTTATTTTTGAAAAGTAATTTTTGTTGCTTCCAAGGTTATATTTTCTTCTCtccatttaatatttttgacTGGAATACATTAATTGTCCAGTTGTAAAGCATAATGTAACAATAATCAATTTCCTAATGGATTTGTCTTTTCTTTTTGGTAATGAAACTGGTGACAGAAAGTAGTTGGAGGGGGCTCATGGTGTTCTTTTCCAGAGATAATTACAAAGGAACATCATGCTGAATATGATTCTCTAAGATAGTCTCTTATTATTTCTAGTTCTGCAATGGTTTTCTTTTACATCTGCACCAAACAAAAACTGTTCTTCTTGGATATTAATACGTCTATCAATGTACAAGCTATGAACACATATACAGGACGTTATGTTAACAGTAGCTATAGGAGCTTTATCTTTCTTACGGtatcagtttttctttatcaatgCTTTTCCGTTAATTTTGAGTTGATTGATATTTTTAGTAGTTTGCCATTTGTCGATTACCCAACTATCAGATCCTGCTACTTATTGAACTGCTAATGCTCAAGATGAATGTGGTATATTTATCTCATGACTTAATTTTTGCCATCACTTTAGTTTGATGCACCTTGTATTGTTTTTTCCTGTAACATAAATATTAGCAATATTTGAAAGATCTTTTCGCTTTCTTGAtcaaaaatcaataataatattgACAGAATTGCATTGATtattttgatgaatttaataTTTGCAGACCATCAAAATCGAGGAAATCCGTAAAAAACGGAAATTCAAGTAAATCAAGGGTAGAGAATTGTCGCTGTGAAACATGTGGCAAAAAATTTTCAAGGTATGGGGCATTGGGGAGGCATATGAAAATACATCTGGGGATCAAGCCATATGAGTGTAAAGGATGTGATAAGAAGTTTACCCAGAAATCAACCCTTGATAGGCATATGTTAACACACACAGGTAAATATTATTAACtgtacaatacaatacaatatggCATTTGTAATAgatcatttatttaaataatcattttactttttataaaaataatatgttttaacatttttgatCTTCGACATAAATCAATAGAGGAAATCCAAATGGGTAAAACTTCTGGCCCTTCTATATAATGAAATTATTATTCTACTTTGTAATATTGAGCAAAGTAGGGTAAATATAAGAtactataaatttttatatacagggtCATTGATTAGTATGAAgaagctcagtagatctgttaaAATCTGTAGCTTTAAactccaaattttaaaattagttacagtCTTACAGGATATAAGTTTTATAACAGTGTGCCAGATCAAAGTtgttttttaatggaacaccatgtatcttattttgaatttgaaatctgcttcagTTCTTTATCATGGCAATATAGAGTTGTAACCAATATTACATGAATATCatatcaagtttaactccctgtataattaatttttttatgggAACAATGATTTATTGCAAGCATAGTTTTTAATAAtagtcaaaaattataaaaatgatttattttgATAATATTCATTACATAGAATCCAATGTAAGTCAAAATGCAATTACATATCATTTTCTTGGTAATTGTATATGGATCATcatgtattttatatcactatccaTTACTCAACTTAATACGATTTTCATATAATATTGCTGTGATTAAAAACGAAGATTTCAAATTTAGAATAAAATATAAGATGctccatttaaaaaatatttaactttgaTCTGGCACGCCGTTATGAAaaaccctgtaagattgtaactaattttaaaatacagAGTTTAAAGCTAtctacaattttttataaataacttttttttgtgtatatttcactataacagatctactgagcttcctCACAATAATCAATCACCCGTTTGTAGAAAAGATACTAAACTAAAAatgtgttaaaatttttttaggcGAAAAACCCTTCCAGTGCAATTTGTGTAGTAAATTATTTGTCagaaaaaatcaaataattcaacacATCAAAAAAGTTCATCCGAAAGTAACTACAAAAGAGCATTCTTCTATAATAACTGAGCGGGATAAAATGATCTATTTTGACGATAATCAAACGGCAGCTGAATCTGCAGCGGTAGTACCGGCAGCACCAGGGGTAAATGATGAAAATGAAGCTATAAATGTCGAAGATGAGCCGAAGAAGGAAGTGGAAGTGTCTACGGAGCCACAGGAAGAGGTGAAAGCAGATGTTCCCAAAGTAAAGAAGAAAAGGTAAGTACTTTCTTGTTTTGTTATTTTCCCTAAATTAGTATTTTGCATCTTTTTCTTTAATATGAACAATCTATATACAGGGTAACCAATTTTTGTGATTCTTTTTTCTACTGCaatttaaaatatctataaattaaaagtataagttTATGatggtgatataaaatacagggtattGCATTTAAATATACTGAGCAAAACTCACATATTactgaaactatttttttttaatatcatctttattaaaggaaatataaggaaatgtgttttatttaacaaaaaatactaaaataatattttttgcattAGCTGTAAAAATATGTCAGGATCTTTTAAAAGAACAGCAGTAAGAAGCAGTATATATTAGAAAGTAAAactttattaatacaaaaataattacaaagtatGGAAATCTTTAAAACATTGTTTATCGTGTAAGGGTATTATACATTTTTCGcacaaaaattaaaacttttttcttGCAAAGTCAGCAACGAGATTGTTTTTCTTAATAAACAATTAAATCATATCTTGAATGTAAGACCGTGTTGGGATTCCGTCTTGTTGGGCCGCGTTTGGTATCTTTTTTATAGGTTTCCAGAAGGTTGCAAGCTATTTGCCTTCTAAATTTAAGCTGAATAAGGCTTCCTCCGTCTATTTGGTCCAATTGCTACGCGTTTTGAATAGCCATGTCAATTCCATGTACTATTAGCGGAAAGTACCATTTTTTCCCTGTTATAGAGATCCGGTAAAGACTAATGTTTTGGTCACAGCGGTCTACGCCACCCATAAAAGAATTGTATTGCTTTATCATATTTGGTTGAGAAACAAAAATGTGTCTCTTCTCCTTATGAGAAAACCGTTTGACTAGGTGATGTGGTTTTACTGAACAAAAGTTAAATGCATTTGTGACGATACTATTGTCGTGCCAGCGACAAACCACAATTCCTCTGTTTTTATCTAATCTGTAATCGTAAGTTcccctttcctttttttttcatagCTGTTGGAGCGAATAGGGAGCATTTTAGTGTTCTATTGTCCCTTATTGTACCTATACCGAAAAGACCTGTAGTTTTTAACTCATTTAGTAGATGCATGGATgcgaaaaatttatcaaaaaaaaggTGGAATCTCTTTTTTGGCAAGCATGATTGAAGTATTTGCACCGAATTGCCTTGATACGGTGTAAACCATACAGTACATCCTAGATGGAGAGTACCTATTCAAGACTTATAACCCCAACGAATGGATTTGTTTCATATAAACTGTTTCCTAGGGTGCCTTCCAAAATATGGTACCATAGCTTCATCTAGGCTATGTTCTTGTTCGAAAGGcgtgatttaaaaatttttattcaatGCATCATATAATGGCCGTATTTTAGCAGACTTTTCTGTTTTGTCCAAACTATTATTATCGCACACATGAAGAATTTTCATTATATGGGAAAATCTATCTCTCGATAGAGCTCCAGTGACTTTTTCATTCTGACTATCATCACGATTCCCAATACATATATCTTTTTGGTAACACCACATAGCCACTCAAAGTAAGCACACCCACAAAACACCTAATTGCATTATCTGTAACATCACTAGTCAAGTTTTTTTGTGCCGCGTAtgtatttgtatatgttgttatcaTATTGAATAGGTTGTCGTCAAAAAATAGCCTGTAGGGCTGTAATGGCGTGCGATTTTGTTTAGATCCGATTTCTGGTTTCCACTAAACATCTTTAGGGTGCTGGTACAGATCACCTATAAGCCATTGTGCAGATCCTGGTTTTTCGAGAATAATCGAAGGTTTtgtttcttctttgcgtagtgtGGCAAGAGGTACATCGTCGTCGTCGGAATCCGATTCTTCTGCACTCTGATCTTAATTGTCGAAAATAATCTCCACGTCATTTCTCAGCTGGCTTCCTGGTAAATGGTCTATCGTTGTGATATCCTCGTCTCCTGAATCGCAATCTGCTATATTATCATTTTCATTGTCTGGAGGAAAAATAATTATACCATCAGGAGGCGTTGGAATCTTATTCTGTCTCAAGTTCTGCAATTAACTCATGTAATTTTAACGGTTTCCTATAAAAAAATAACCATTTTGTAGTGCTTATTACtactgtccttttaaaagaacaaaacaaaaatggccGTACACAAGAAAGTAACAAAAAACTCTAAAAAACTCGCATTATTTCCACTATAATTACACGTAAGTAAAGCAATGACTAGCAAATCATGTAAAACGCTCACatttgatttgtaattaaaaaaaacttacctcCAATTATCAACATCCacgtttaattaaaaaacaaaacaaaacactgCTATGCCGGTACTTAAACAAACTTTTAAAGCCAGCAACTGATGAAATATCTTGATCGATATGTTTGACAATAAACCCCACAGGCGCCATCTGTCAACGGTAAGTTTAAGTtatcaaaatttattaaaatcctttgtaaaaggtatatatttttaaaaacccaaacgggctattttagacaaaacgttttcggaatccatcattccatcatcagtgtctaggagtacatgaatgtagccactaaatacatgggtaaaaacccgttaacaaataattagttacatttgttttacattatattgtataaattattaggatgttaaagttaccgttggattaggtaacatggtgacatatgactccacgttgaagttgcaagtcctgagacggtgtgtctacgaggacttaatggaagcaactgaaagagttgcttccattaagtcctcgtagacacaccgtctcaggacttgcaacttcaacgtggagtcatatgtcaccatgttacctaatccaacggtaactttaacatcctaataatttatacaatataatgtaaaacaaatgtaactaattatttgttaacgggtttttacccatgtatttagtggctacattcatgtactcctagacactgatgatggaatgatggattccgaaaacgttttgtctaaaatagcccgtttgggtttttaaaaatatataccttttacaaaggattttaataaatttttttaatatatggtatacagccaaatacaggaacgtagattccttgtggattttaagtTATCAATTTAAAGGAAATAGATCGATTGCCTTTTAAAAGGACAGTAGTGGTCTGTGGGTTAATGAATTTGTGTTTCGACTTACCTGTATTAGATTAAAGAGTATTAGCAAAATTGTAGACTTTGATGTACATCAGTTTTGTTCAAAACAAGTGAAACACATTGAGATTTTGATTGCAGATTTTCTCAATGTCAATATTcataacttatatatatatatatatatatatatatatatatatatatatatatatatatatatatgctcttAATTATTTTAGAATGGAGCTCTGCTTATGCAATTTGTGCGGTAAAGAGTTTAAGCGAAGAGAATATTTAAGAAATCATATGGCAATCCATGATAATATAAAACCGTACACATGTCAAATTTGTGGGTCAGGATTTACACAAAGACAAGCATTAAGCAGACACAAACTAGTTCATACAAAGGAAAGACCATACCAAGTAAGTAATGTGTTTATCTAAAAATCTCTCCTTAGTAATGAACATTGAAAGATAAATTTGTAGTAGTTGTTTGAaaagttataatattatatacatttatattttataatttagtgTAATCTTTGCGGAAAAACATTTACGCGAAAAGAAAAAC
Coding sequences:
- the LOC140443131 gene encoding uncharacterized protein, which codes for MDTREIPKNTDIATLCRACLGSDNVKAELKSSLYDIYNQLTELKFEKEDRFPQFVCMQCSNKLQDISSFIQTCRSSLQYLEKWLTTKEKESDDDYFPDDGKYDDTEDDDNEDDEFKPSKSRKSVKNGNSSKSRVENCRCETCGKKFSRYGALGRHMKIHLGIKPYECKGCDKKFTQKSTLDRHMLTHTGEKPFQCNLCSKLFVRKNQIIQHIKKVHPKVTTKEHSSIITERDKMIYFDDNQTAAESAAVVPAAPGVNDENEAINVEDEPKKEVEVSTEPQEEVKADVPKVKKKRMELCLCNLCGKEFKRREYLRNHMAIHDNIKPYTCQICGSGFTQRQALSRHKLVHTKERPYQCNLCGKTFTRKEKLTDHIRCHEEGVDPHLCFHCGRRFKDREYLRKHLRYYLMGDKGRWKKEAKKCLCPECGKEVHSEAYLKVHLLSHTGEKPFSCNLCDKKFTVNATLQHHLNIHKGVKPFECTQCTKAFRTNHSLKIHEMMHAGERPYKCSTCDKGFVRRSHLKRHIRLH